In the Paenibacillus sp. FSL R7-0337 genome, AAAGACTTGTATATTGTAGCACAGGCCTCAAGAACCCGTCTATTGCATGACCTGGCAAACCGGTTAAGGCAGGGCACTATTTGCCAGCGCTAAAAAAGGGCCCCGGAGGCCAAGCTATCTTTAGAACAAAACGGCTTCGCCGGTTCCTGCCGGGGTACTCTTCCATCCTTCCTCCCTGGCGCCGGCGCTAAGCCCATTTCAGCGATTAGCTACCGAAAGGAGCTCACAGCAATGAGCCATCTGACATCAAAGCAGCTCTCCGGGCTGCGTACTGCTCTCCTGCAGCAGCAGGAGGATATTGAGCACAGGCTGAAGAGCAGCGGACAATACGGATTGCAGGAGGCAATGCGGGACAACACTGGAGAGCTGTCCGAAATCGACAACCATCCCGGTGATGCCGCCACAGAGCTGTATAACCGTTCCATGGATATCTCCCTGCTGGAGCGCGATGAGCATGAGCTGGACGATATTGAATCCGCCCTGCGGGCGATGGACGAAGGAACCTACGGCATCTGCATCGCCAGCGGCGAACCAATTCCTTATGAACGCCTGGCCGCCCTTCCCTCCACCCGCTACACGAAAGAGCATGCTCCCCGCCAGAGCGCTCCATTCACCCGTCCGGCCGAGGAGGAGCTGCTGACTCCGCCGTTTGGCCGCACCAGTCTGGATGAGCGGGATGACCAGAACGGCTTCGATGGTGAGGATGCCTGGCAGATCGTGGAGAGCTGGGGCAATTCGGATTCCCCTGCGATGGCTGAGGGCAGCAATATCGGCTCTTACAATGATATGGAGATCGAAGCGGACGAAACCGAGGGCTTCGTGGAGCCCTGGGAGAACTTCGTGGCTACCGACATCACCGGCAACCATCTGACGATCATCAAAGGCAACAGCTACCGCCATTACATGGACGACGAGGAAGGCGACTACCTGCTGGACCCGACTCGAAAAGAACGGAAGTAGCGCAGCAGCCGATGAGGGAGCTGGAAAGGCTTAAATGCACTTTGTACAACTAAAACATCTGATTCATACGCTCTATCCTATTTAGTTGCATTCCTTACATTTAAAAAGGCTCGAATTCTAAGTTGAGGCCTCTTTAGGCGAATTTAGTTGTACAGATTGCAGTTATCCGTTTAAAGCAGGCTATTTTGCTGCATTTAGTTGAACATTCTACAATTATCTGTCCCTGTGCTTGTCTTGGAACCCTGTTCCACTACCTACTAATCGCAAGGCCCCACCATTGTGGGGTTCTTTCAGGTTCAGCGCCGCTCAGAACGTCTTCAGCTCCAGCTGATGCTGGACAATCCGCACAATATCCGCGATATAGTCGCCGATAATCGGCAGGTTGAGCGCACCCAGCACCTGAAGCACATAAATAATCGTCGCCGCAAAAAAAGTAAACCCGAGCGCAATCCCCAGCCCCCTGGCTACTCCGGAGAGGATGTTCAGCCAGATCAGCCGAAAGGGGGAATACAGCAGCTCGGTATATTCCGAGATCCTTGACTTCTCCATCTGCTGGGCCAGACTCGTGGTCATCCGGTACAGGGCATTCAGCTTCTCTTCCGGGGGAAGATCGGCCGGATCAACGGCTGCTGTGACAGCCACCTTAGGCTTAGGATGGGAAGAAGCGGCTGGCTGACTTTTCTCAGGATATTCTGTGCCCGGATCTGTCTTGCCCGATGAGCCTGCTCCAGAATGCGGGGGCTGCTCCTCATGCGGTGCGTCCTCCCTGTTGTTCCCGCTGTCCGTAGTTCTGATCAAAATTCTGCCTGGCTCTTCCGGCTCTTCCGGCTGCTTCGGCTGCTCTGCAGGATTCTTCCCGCCTTTCCATCCCCCCATGCCCCTGCACCTCCTGGTTGTCTATACGCCGCAAAACAAACGAGCCCGGTCGAAGAGAATTCTCTCTTCAAGCACAGGGCTCGTCATTTGCATTCTAACCCGTGGAAACTTTTCCTTTGCGGCTAGTATATGCCAGATAGGGACAAGTAATACAGGAAATGCGCGGCCGCTCCGGAGTTAAGCGCCGATATGAATACCGATGCTCTTGCCGCCGGCATCCACTGTCTCATAGGTATAATCTCCGTCAAAATCCATCGTAGTCACCAGTACATTCTCACGCAGCACATGCTCGAATGCAGTCACCGCCGCCTTCAACTCATCATCGACATGCAGGGTCAGGGCAATCCGCTTGTCGATCGGCAGATCCAGACGTTTGCGGTAATCCTGCACCGCACGTACAACTTCGCGTACCCAGCCTTCCTGGACCAGCTCCGGCGTGATTTCTGTGTTCAAGGCCACAGTCAGTCCATAGCCGGAAGCGGAGGCAAAGCCTGGCTTGGCCTGCTTCTCAACCAGCAGCTCCTCAGACGTAATCTGCAGCTCTTCTCCGTCCGGTGACACAATGGCGATAACGCCTTCTTGCACCGCTTTGCGGGTAGCGTCACTGTCCATTGCTTTGAGGAAGCCTTGCAGGAAGCCGACGCTCTTGCCATATTTCTTGCCTGCCACCTTCAGGTTCAGCTTCAGGGTGAAGTCTACGAAGCCGCTGTCGCTGTGCTCGATAACGATATTTTTGACGTTGATCTCTTCTTTGATCAGTTCTTCATAATCCGCCACGTTGAAGTCGTCCGGAGTAGACGCGATCAGCTCGGATAACGGCTGGCG is a window encoding:
- a CDS encoding TraR/DksA C4-type zinc finger protein, coding for MSHLTSKQLSGLRTALLQQQEDIEHRLKSSGQYGLQEAMRDNTGELSEIDNHPGDAATELYNRSMDISLLERDEHELDDIESALRAMDEGTYGICIASGEPIPYERLAALPSTRYTKEHAPRQSAPFTRPAEEELLTPPFGRTSLDERDDQNGFDGEDAWQIVESWGNSDSPAMAEGSNIGSYNDMEIEADETEGFVEPWENFVATDITGNHLTIIKGNSYRHYMDDEEGDYLLDPTRKERK
- a CDS encoding DUF5665 domain-containing protein, with amino-acid sequence MAVTAAVDPADLPPEEKLNALYRMTTSLAQQMEKSRISEYTELLYSPFRLIWLNILSGVARGLGIALGFTFFAATIIYVLQVLGALNLPIIGDYIADIVRIVQHQLELKTF